GATGGCCAGCCTCATGGCGTTGAGTTCTGCCGTGATCGCCACGACGGAGAAGGTAGCGAGAACTCAGCCGCGCACGCACGGCCGTCGTACGCGCCGCGTACGGGAACGCGTACCTGCTGGTCAGAGGGGTCATGGCGCCAGTGACGACGGGTCCTCGCACGCGACCGGCCCCGTACGCGCCTGCTGGCTCGTACGAGGTCACGTACCCGAGGTGTCATCAATCCGCAATGGGGAGCGGAGCGGAATCGAGCCTGTCTCAGGGACCTAGGTGTCGATGAGTGTTCATGTGATGTTGGAGCCCCGTTGCCCCGTTGCCCCCTTGCCCGGTTGGGCGTCGCGGTGACCGGTCTGAACCTGCTGGTGACGAGCTTTCGCGTGGAGTTTCGGCCCGTGACCGCACTATCTCCGGCGAGGGGCGTGCACTCGTCTCGCTCCGCACGGGAGGTTCAGCGATGGCAGTACGGACTACAGGCAGGGCTACAGGTCGGGCTACAGGCGGCCCGGCCGGGGCCGGGACCGGCGGGAGGGCGCTGACCAGCCGGTACGCAGGTTTGGTGCTGCTCGTAGGAGCGGCGACATGTTTGGGTGGTTGCAGCGGTCCTGGGGTGCATCGCTTGGGTGTAGTCGGCTGGCCGGCTGTGCCGGGCCAGCTCGTGGCGTTGTGGCCGTTGGCCGTCGTTAGCCGCCCTTGACGCCATTTGGGGCGGCGGCGGGGTGGTTGGTGGGGGGTTCCAAGGGGGTTGGCGAGTCGTTTGTGGTCGTTCGGTTGCTCTCGAGTTGCCTGTGGTCGGTCTCCGACCACGAATGACTCGACTGTGGTTTGGCGACTACAGATGACTCGGGACGGGACGGGCTCGACACGGCATGAGGCAACCATTTGGAACTGATCCGCTAGGGGCGGGGTGGGAGGAGCTCGACGTCGAGATCGGTTGCGTCGGGTTCGCAGAAGGCGAGCAGGGCCTGGCCTTCCTGGGTCAACGCCTCTCGCTCCGCCGCCGAGCAGCGCCGGAACGGCTGGATGGTGAGGGTGACGTGGCGGCGAGAGCGGCTGGTGGTCCAGCTGCCGTTGGTGAACCCGTCGAGCAGGATCATCCGGGGCATGGCGCCGTCCATCGTGTAGCCCTGCTGGAAGTACTCGTCGGTGATGAACCGGCTGCGGTCGGCGTGGGACAGCAGCAGGTTGTCGTAGTCGTAGAGGAAGCGGGGCGGCGCCGGCACGTCGGGGTCGGGCCGGGGCGCCTCGGGGAGGTCGAACAGCTCACGGTCCTGCTCGTCGCGGAACCGCACCAGCCGGTCGCCCAGCCGCTCGACCACCTCGTTCAGTCGGGTCAGGCCGGACCACGATTGCACGTCCTTCACCGTCGCCGGCCCGAACGCCGTCAGGTAGCGGACCACGAGGTCGTCGACGCTGTGGTCGGTGCCCAGGGGCCGGCCCAGCCAGTGCTCGGCGGTGGTGTGCGCGGCCTTGCCGGGGGTGCGCCACAGGCCCCGCGGCGGCACCTGCACCAGCGCCGCCAGCCCTCGGATCGCCTGCGCCAGCGACGCCGGGTCGCGGTCCGGCCAGCGCTCCGCCAGGCGCTTGCCCAGCTCGCTGAAGGTCAGCGGCTCCTCCTCGACGATCTCGCGGCCGGCCCGCAGCAGCGCCTCCTCGTCGATCCCCTTGAGGTTCCTGCCGAACGCCCCGCGCATGTTGCGCTCGACGACCAGGTCGAACAGCCGCCGGAACGCCAGGCAGTCGCGGGCCGTGACCAGGTGGATCGTCGAGCGCATCAGGGCGATGCGCACCAGCTCGCGGT
The sequence above is a segment of the Acidimicrobiales bacterium genome. Coding sequences within it:
- a CDS encoding winged helix DNA-binding domain-containing protein — translated: MADAPVLSRRALNRATLDRQLLLQRSPLSAVEAIGHLAGLQAQTPQTWYVGLWTRLTDVSAEQVSDLLRDRELVRIALMRSTIHLVTARDCLAFRRLFDLVVERNMRGAFGRNLKGIDEEALLRAGREIVEEEPLTFSELGKRLAERWPDRDPASLAQAIRGLAALVQVPPRGLWRTPGKAAHTTAEHWLGRPLGTDHSVDDLVVRYLTAFGPATVKDVQSWSGLTRLNEVVERLGDRLVRFRDEQDRELFDLPEAPRPDPDVPAPPRFLYDYDNLLLSHADRSRFITDEYFQQGYTMDGAMPRMILLDGFTNGSWTTSRSRRHVTLTIQPFRRCSAAEREALTQEGQALLAFCEPDATDLDVELLPPRP